The DNA region GGATAGCAGCCGGCCCGCCGTCCCGGAGCGATCGAACCGAACCTGTGCACGTAGCAGTCACACCCAAGGGTGACCGCGGTGGACGCAGGCACCGCAGAGATGGTCAACTCGTCCGACAACGGGTCTCCTTGCTCGTGACCGGCCTCAACAACCACGTCACTACCAAGGGGCCCGTTTCTTCATGCCCACGACCGCACCGGCATCTCTGTCCGAATGATCACCCGCACCGCAGGCTTCGAACGAGATCCGGTTTGCCACAACGCACTGAGGCGGCGCCCTCAAGGCCGAGTGAGGCAAGCGTGCTGCCGTCCCGGAGCCCTTCCTCCAGCTGCGCCCGCTTCTCGGCCATAGCCACGGACACGTACTTAAGGAAGACCAGCCCGAGCACGAAGTGCTTGTACTCAGCGGCGTCCAGAGTGCCTCGCAACTGGTCGGCGGACTCCCACAGAATCGCCTTGAGCGGCTTGGGCTTGGTGTCCTTCTTTTTCCGCGGTGGCACTGGCTCTCGCTTCTCTATCCGTTCCG from Streptomyces sp. NBC_01754 includes:
- a CDS encoding type I restriction-modification system subunit M N-terminal domain-containing protein, with the translated sequence MPPRKKKDTKPKPLKAILWESADQLRGTLDAAEYKHFVLGLVFLKYVSVAMAEKRAQLEEGLRDGSTLASLGLEGAASVRCGKPDLVRSLRCG